A DNA window from Odocoileus virginianus isolate 20LAN1187 ecotype Illinois unplaced genomic scaffold, Ovbor_1.2 Unplaced_Scaffold_5, whole genome shotgun sequence contains the following coding sequences:
- the CPZ gene encoding carboxypeptidase Z, protein MRPPPPLLLTMLVLAAARPGCEPAWGPEGGCPSSAAADSAMCVDLQLQSCSDVAYNQTAFPTLLQHRSRAAVESSSEYILLSVLHHLLEGQCNPDLRLLGCAVLAPRCEGGRVRRPCRHVCGALREACQPAFDAIDMAWPYFLDCGRYFSGLEEDCYDPLEKLRGGLDIEEALPSSHPHTFIQFTHHSYAQMVRVLKRTAARCAHISKTYSIGRSFDGRDLLVIEFSSRPGQHELMEPEVKLIGNIHGNEVAGREMLIYLAQYLCSEYLLGNPRIQRLLNTTRIHLLPSMNPDGYEVAAAEGAGYNGWTSGRQNAQNLDLNRNFPDLTSEYYRLASVRGARSDHIAIPQHYWWGKVAPETKAIMKWMRTIPFVLSASLHGGDLVVSYPFDFSKHPQEEKMFSPTPDEKMFKLLARAYADVHPMMMDRSENRCGGNFLKRGSIINGADWYSFTGGMSDFNYLHSNCFEITVELGCVKFPPEEALYTIWQHNKEPLLNFMEMVHRGIKGMVMDKFGKPVKNARILVKGIRHDITTAPDGDYWRLLPPGAHIVIAQAPGYSKVIKKVIIPARMKRAGRVDFILQPLRTGPQKFLPGSRRGWPGGEPQEPDQDPLGARRQPTTGGSKPWWWSYFTSLGQHQPRWLLKY, encoded by the exons ATGCGGCCCCCGCCGCCGCTGCTCCTCACCATGCTGGTCCTCGCCGCCGCCCGGCCCGGGTGCGAGCCCGCCTGGGGCCCCGAGG GTGGATGCCCCAGTTCGGCAGCTGCGGACAGCG ccaTGTGCGTGGACCTGCAGCTCCAGAGCTGCAGCGACGTCGCCTACAACCAGACCGCCTTCCCCACGCTGCTGCAGCACCGGTCCCGGGCGGCCGTGGAGTCCAGCTCCGAGTACATCCTGCTGAGCGTGCTGCACCACCTCCTGGAGGGCCAGTGCAACCCCGACCTGCGCCTGCTGGGCTGCGCCGTGCTGGCCCCGCGCTGCGAGGGCGGCCGCGTGCGGAGGCCCTGCCGCCACGTCTGCGGGGCGCTGCGCGAGGCCTGCCAGCCCGCCTTCGACGCCATCGACATGGCCTGGCCCTACTTCCTCGACTGCGGCCGCTACTTCTCGGGCCTGGAGGAAGACTGCTACGACCCCCTGGAGAAGTTGCGAG GAGGCCTGGACATCGAGGAGGCACTGCCTTCGAGCCACCCGCACACCTTCATTCAGTTCACTCACCACTCCTACGCTCAGATGGTGCGCGTGCTGAAGCGGACGGCGGCCCGCTGCGCCCACATCTCCAAGACCTACAGCATCGGGCGCAGCTTCGACGGCCGGGACCTGCTGGTCATCGAGTTCTCGAGCCGGCCTGGCCAGCACGAGCTGA TGGAGCCGGAAGTGAAGCTCATCGGCAACATCCACGGCAACGAGGTGGCGGGCCGCGAGATGCTCATCTACCTGGCCCAGTACCTCTGCTCCGAGTACCTGCTGGGCAACCCCCGAATCCAGCGCCTGCTCAACACGACCCGCATCCACCTGCTACCCTCCATGAACCCCGACGGCTACGAGGTGGCGGCCGCAGAG GGTGCCGGCTACAACGGGTGGACCAGCGGCAGGCAGAACGCACAGAACCTGGACCTGAACCGAAACTTCCCTGACCTGACGTCCGAGTACTACCGCCTGGCCTCGGTCCGCGGCGCGCGCAGTGACCACATCGCCATCCCCCAGCACTACTGGTGGGGTAAG GTGGCCCCCGAGACAAAGGCAATAATGAAGTGGATGCGGACCATCCCCTTCGTGCTCTCGGCCAGCCTCCACGGGGGTGACCTGGTGGTGTCCTATCCCTTCGACTTCTCCAAGCATCCCCAGGAGGAGAAGATGTTTTCTCCCACGCCCGACGAGAAG atgttcaagttgctGGCCCGAGCCTACGCCGACGTGCACCCTATGATGATGGACAGGTCGGAGAACAGGTGTGGGGGCAACTTCCTGAAGAGGGGCAGCATCATCAATGGGGCGGACTGGTACAGCTTCACCGGAG GCATGTCCGACTTCAACTACCTGCATAGCAACTGCTTTGAGATCACGGTGGAGCTGGGCTGCGTGAAGTTCCCCCCGGAGGAGGCCCTCTACACCATCTGGCAGCACAACAAGGAGCCGCTGCTGAACTTCATGGAGATG GTACACCGGGGCATCAAAGGCATGGTGATGGACAAATTTGGCAAGCCGGTCAAGAACGCCCGGATCTTAGTCAAGGGCATCCGCCACGACATCACCACTG CCCCAGATGGTGACTACTGGAGACTGCTGCCCCCCGGGGCCCACATCGTCATCGCGCAAGCCCCCGGCTACTCCAAGGTCATCAAGAAAGTCATCATCCCTGCCCGGATGAAGAGGGCTGGCCGCGTGGACTTCATTCTCCAGCCGCTGAGGACTGGACCCCAGAAGTTCCTTCCCGGGTCCCGGAGGGGTTGGCCCGGAGGGGAGCCCCAGGAGCCCGACCAGGATCCCCTGGGGGCCCGGAGACAGCCCACGACAGGCGGCAGCAAGCCCTGGTGGTGGTCCTACTTCACGTCGCTGGGCCAGCACCAGCCTCGCTGGCTGCTCAAGTACTAG